The Microbacterium oleivorans genome contains the following window.
CGTTCCTTCACCGCGTCGGTGACCTTGGAGCGGAACACGTAGGTCTCGGTGAACGTCACCGCGCCGGCGTTCTCCATCGCACCGGCGTTGAACTCGGGGACGAAGAGCTGGTCGTACTTCGCGAAGGGGTAGGGGACCCCGAACTTCTCCTCGAAGTATGCGAAGCCCTGGCGCGTCTTCTCGAACACGTAGTCGGCGTCGAGGTGATGCCACAGGCTCTTGCGGGCGTATACGCCGAGGGGGATGACGCGTCCGTCCGCGCTCGTGAGCTCGGAGAAGACCTGCTCGTACGGGCCCGCGACGAGCGCGGTGATGTAGGACGAGATGCGCGGGGTGGGCTCGAACGCCCAGGTCGCGGTGCCCTCGTCGCCGGCGACCGGCTCGGGGGTCGGGGAGTTCGACACGACCTTCCACTGCGCCGGCGCGGTGACCGTGAAGCGGAACTCCGCCTTGAGGTCGGGCTGCTCGAACACCGCGAAGACGCGGCGCGAATCGGGCACTTCGAACTGCGAATACAGGTAGACCTCGCCGTCGACCGGGTCGACGAACCGGTGCAGGCCCTCGCCGGTGTTCGTGTACAGGCAGTCGGCGTCGACGATGAGCTCGTTCTGCGCGGCGAGACCGTCCAGAGCGATGCGCGAGTCGGCGAATGCCGCGAGGTCGATTGCACGACCGTTCAGGGTGATCTCGCGCACCTCGCGGGCGATCAGGTCGACGAACGTCGACGCGCCCTCGGCGGCGGTGAAGCGGATGACCGTTCGGGAGCGGAACGCCTCCGCGCCGACGGTGAGGTCCAGGGCGATGTCGTAGGACTGCGTATCGACGATCGCGCGGCGCTGCTGCGCCTCGATGCGGGTGAGGTTCTCTCCAGGCACGTGCGTTCTGCTCCCAGGGTCGGGGTGGGGATTCGAGGCCGCGCGCTGCTGGCGCCGACGGCAACCGTGCCAGCCTACGCTTTCGGGGCCTCCACGTTCATAGGATGGTGCCATGCGCATCCACATCGCGACCGACCACGCCGGTCTCGAGTTCTCCACCCAGCTCCAGCACCACCTCGCCGAGGCCGGCCACGACGTGGTCGATCACGGTCCGATCGAGTACGACGCGCTCGATGACTATCCGGCCTTCTGCATCCGCGCCGCCCAGGCGGTGGTGCGCGATCAGCAGGCGGGCATCGAGACCCTCGGCGTCGTGTTCGGCGGGTCGGGCAACGGTGAGCAGATCGCCGCGAACAAGGTGCACGGCGTGCGAGCCGCCCTCGTGTGGAACCTGGCGACCGCCGAGCTGGCGCGCGAGCACAACGACGCGAACGTGATCGCCGTCGGAGCCAGACAGCACACGTTCGAGGAGGCCGTGTCGTTCATCGACCGCTTCGTCGAGACACCGTTCAGCGGTGAGGAGCGTCACGCCCGCCGCATCGCGCAGCTCGCCGCGTACGAGGCCGACGGCAGTCTGCTGCCGGATCCCCGCGAGGCGGGCGGAGGCCTCGCGTCGCCGCTTCCCGCGAGCGACTCGTTCGACCCGGAAGTGGGCTGATGCCCGAGGGGCATTCCGTCCACCGCATCGCCCGGCAGTTCGATCGGAACGTCGTGGGACGGCGCGTCCACGCGTCGAGCCCGCAGGGCCGGTTCGCCGAGGGCGCGACGGTGTTGGACGGCCGTGAGGCGGTCGAGGCGCGAGCGGTCGGCAAGCAGATGTTCCTCTCTTTCGACGGCGACGTGTGGCTGCGCGTGCACCTGGGCATGTACGGGGCGTGGGACTTCGCCGGTGAGATCGTCGCCGACCCCACGATCGCCTCCGCGAACGGGCGGATGGGCCAGACGAATCAGCGCGGGACCCAGCTCGATGCCGTGTACGACAGCGCGGGCGAGAACTCGCTCAGCTCGATCGGCGCACCTCGTCGCTCTCGCGGGCGGGTGCGCATGAGCGAGCAGACGACGGGCCTCGGAGGCGACGCGGCCGACGAGGCGGAGTGGCCGCCGCCGGTGGTCGGACAGGTTCGGCTGCGCCTGCTCACCGACGTGACCTGCGCGGATCTCCGCGGGCCCACGGCGTGCCAACTGCAGACGCCCGATGAGGTCGAGGCGACCATCGCGAAGCTCGGGCCCGACCCCCTCGTCGACGACCCCGCCGCGGGGGAGGAGCGGTTCACGGCCGTGGTGCGCCGCAAGCCCACGCCGATCGGACTGCTCCTCATGGATCAGGCAGTCGTCAGTGGCATCGGCAACGTGTACCGGGCGGAGATGCTCTTCCGCGCGCGTCTGAATCCCCACACGCCAGGGCGCGAGGTGCCGGAGGAGACGGTCCGCGGGCTCTGGCGCGACTGGGTGCGCCTGCTGGCCATCGGCGTCGAGACCGGTCAGATGATGACGATGGACGACCTCGACCCCGAGGCCTGGCGGCGGGCGATGGCCCACCGCGACGACCGCCACTGGGTCTACCACCGCGCGGGTCTGCCGTGCCGGGTGTGCGGCACGGCGATCGTCCTCGAAGACATGGCGTCCCGCAAGCTCTACTGGTGCCCCAGCTGTCAGAGGTGATCCGATGAGACAGAATCCGAGCTTCGCGATGACCGACGTCGCCGAACTGCGCCGCGTCATCGACGACAACCCGTGGGTCACCCTCGTCGGCACCGGTGAGGCAGGTCTGGTCGCCTCGCACTATGCGGTGCTGCTCGACGGCGACCGCGACGACCTCACGATCGTCGGACACGTCGGTCGGCCCGACGACGCTATCCTCGGGCTCGGTGAGCGGGAGCTCTTGGTGGTGGTGCAGGGTCCCCACGGCTACGTCTCCCCGAGCTGGTACGGCGATGCGGCGGCGGTTCCCACCTGGAACTTCGTGTCGGTGCACCTCTCGGGCGTCCCCGAGATCCTTGAGCCCGAGGAGAACCTCAGGGTGCTCGACCGACTCGTCGATCGTTTCGAGTCGTCGTTCGCTCAGCCCCGCGGCATGTGGTCGCCGCCGAACGACGAGGACTTCGTCCGACGTCTCGAACGCGGAACCGTCGGGTTCCGGCTCACGCCGACGCGGGTGGATGCGAAGCGCAAACTCAGCCAGAACCGCACCGATGACGTGGTCGACACCATCATCGAGCGGGTCGAGGCGGGCGCGTCACCGTACGTCGATCCCCGGCTCGGGGCCGAGATGCGGCGGGCGCACGAGGCGTTGCGCTCTGCGCGCCGGGCGTCCTCGTGAGTCTCGTGCGCGGCGATGTGGTCGACGTCATCGCGGACGTGCGTCTGACGGGACCCGGCCGCACCGATCCCTTCGGCGCGGAGCTGGTCGATGTGCACGTGGCGCGGGAGATCATCGTCGACATCGCGCCGGCCGGGGCTCTGCCGCGGCGCGGTGCGGTGCTCGAAGGATCCGGTGGATGGCTGCTGCCGGGCCTGTGGGATCACCACGTCCATACCGTGCAGTGGGCGCTGGCGGCGCGCCGGGTGGTGCTGGAAGGTGCCGCCTCGGCAGCGGAGGCCGCGGCCCTCATGGGGGCGACGCCCGCCGGGGACGACGGCCGGCGCGTCGGCTCGGGTTTCCGTGATGCGCTCTGGGTCGACCGGCCCGACCTCCCGTTGCTCGACGCCGCGACCGGTGACGTGCCGACGTATCTGATCAACTCCGACGTCCACAGCGTCTGGTTGAACTCCGCGGCGCTCCGGCGCGAAGGGATGTGGGCTGCCGACGGGGTTCTGCGAGAGGAACCCGCGTTCGAGATCTCGCGCCGCCTGAACGCGCTCGACGTCGATCTGGCCGACGCCGCGGTCATGGAGGCGGCACGGGCGGCATCCGCGCGCGGTGTCGTCGGCATCGTCGACCTCGACATGGCCTGGAACGCCGGGGCCTGGGATCGCCGGGTCTCCCGCGGTTTCGACGCGGTCCGCGTCTCGTTCGGGGTCTACGCGAGCTCTCTCGAGCGCGCGATCGAGGCCGGTCTCCAGACGGGGGACGCCATCGATGCCGGCCGGCTGGTGCGCATGGGTCCGTTCAAGGTGATCACCGACGGCTCGCTCGGCACCCGCACCGCCGCGTGCTCCCACCACTACCCGGGGAGGACCGGCGACTTCGGCGTGATGACCGTCCCGCCCGAGGAGCTCACCGCCCTCATGCATCGGGCGACCGGCGCCGGCATCTCGTGCGCCGTGCACGCGATCGGGGACGTCGCGAACAGTCACGCACTCGACGCGTTCGCCGCGACGGGGGCGACGGGCACCATCGAGCACGCGCAGCTGGTCGCTCACGCCGACATCCCGAGGTTTGCGCGGCTCGGGGTCGCTGCCAGCATTCAGCCCGCGCACGCCGTCGACGACCGCGACATGGCCGACGAGTTCTGGGCGGGCCAGACCGCCATCGCCTACCCGCTCCGGGAACTCGCGGATGCCGGTGCGAATTTGCTGTTCGGTTCCGACGCCCCGGTCGCCCCCCTTGATCCGTGGGCGACGATGGCGGCCGCCGTCTTCCGCACCGGCGACGGACGCGGACCGTGGCGACCGCACCAGCGTCTGGATGCCGCGACAGCTCTGGCGGCATCGACCGCGCACGGATCACACGCCGGTACGGCACTGGCACCCGGGGCCCCGTCCGACCTGATCGTGGTCGATCGAGACCCACTGGCGGCTACCGCCGACGGCCTCCGCGCCACGGTCGTGGCCGCGACGCTCCTCGGCGGACGGCTGACGCACGTCGCGTGAGGCCCGGGCGGGACAGGCGGGGCGCACGCACGCGCGGAGCGGCGTGGGGATCGCGAACGATCCCCACGCCGCTGCGCGCGTTCAGGGGCCTTATTCGGCGAGGTGCGCCAGCAGGAACCAGCGGTCCTTGTCGACACCGCGCTTGATCTCGATCGCCACATCCTGGCTCGAGAGGTCGACCTCGTCGAGCCCGTCGATGGCTGCCTGGAGGTCGGCGAGGGCGGCGTCGATGTCGGAGACGATCGCCTTGATCTCCTCGCGCCAGGGCGCGAATCCGGCGGGAACCGCGGTCGTGGTCTTCTCTGCGA
Protein-coding sequences here:
- a CDS encoding ribose-5-phosphate isomerase, which produces MRIHIATDHAGLEFSTQLQHHLAEAGHDVVDHGPIEYDALDDYPAFCIRAAQAVVRDQQAGIETLGVVFGGSGNGEQIAANKVHGVRAALVWNLATAELAREHNDANVIAVGARQHTFEEAVSFIDRFVETPFSGEERHARRIAQLAAYEADGSLLPDPREAGGGLASPLPASDSFDPEVG
- a CDS encoding Fpg/Nei family DNA glycosylase; the protein is MPEGHSVHRIARQFDRNVVGRRVHASSPQGRFAEGATVLDGREAVEARAVGKQMFLSFDGDVWLRVHLGMYGAWDFAGEIVADPTIASANGRMGQTNQRGTQLDAVYDSAGENSLSSIGAPRRSRGRVRMSEQTTGLGGDAADEAEWPPPVVGQVRLRLLTDVTCADLRGPTACQLQTPDEVEATIAKLGPDPLVDDPAAGEERFTAVVRRKPTPIGLLLMDQAVVSGIGNVYRAEMLFRARLNPHTPGREVPEETVRGLWRDWVRLLAIGVETGQMMTMDDLDPEAWRRAMAHRDDRHWVYHRAGLPCRVCGTAIVLEDMASRKLYWCPSCQR
- a CDS encoding FMN-binding negative transcriptional regulator, with translation MRQNPSFAMTDVAELRRVIDDNPWVTLVGTGEAGLVASHYAVLLDGDRDDLTIVGHVGRPDDAILGLGERELLVVVQGPHGYVSPSWYGDAAAVPTWNFVSVHLSGVPEILEPEENLRVLDRLVDRFESSFAQPRGMWSPPNDEDFVRRLERGTVGFRLTPTRVDAKRKLSQNRTDDVVDTIIERVEAGASPYVDPRLGAEMRRAHEALRSARRASS
- a CDS encoding amidohydrolase: MSLVRGDVVDVIADVRLTGPGRTDPFGAELVDVHVAREIIVDIAPAGALPRRGAVLEGSGGWLLPGLWDHHVHTVQWALAARRVVLEGAASAAEAAALMGATPAGDDGRRVGSGFRDALWVDRPDLPLLDAATGDVPTYLINSDVHSVWLNSAALRREGMWAADGVLREEPAFEISRRLNALDVDLADAAVMEAARAASARGVVGIVDLDMAWNAGAWDRRVSRGFDAVRVSFGVYASSLERAIEAGLQTGDAIDAGRLVRMGPFKVITDGSLGTRTAACSHHYPGRTGDFGVMTVPPEELTALMHRATGAGISCAVHAIGDVANSHALDAFAATGATGTIEHAQLVAHADIPRFARLGVAASIQPAHAVDDRDMADEFWAGQTAIAYPLRELADAGANLLFGSDAPVAPLDPWATMAAAVFRTGDGRGPWRPHQRLDAATALAASTAHGSHAGTALAPGAPSDLIVVDRDPLAATADGLRATVVAATLLGGRLTHVA